The following coding sequences are from one Comamonas koreensis window:
- a CDS encoding DUF4256 domain-containing protein, with protein sequence MNKTELQALIAVLQARFEAHSARHPSLDWALVLQRLDKNTAAHQALAQMEATGGEPDVILQDSASGQLLFADCAAESPTGRRSLCFDEEALAARKENKPAGSAQGMADAMGVQLLDEAQYRHLQTLGAFDGKTSSWLATPDEMRRLGGALFGDRRYERVFTYHNGVQSYYAARGFRAGLWV encoded by the coding sequence ATGAACAAGACCGAACTGCAGGCATTGATCGCCGTACTCCAAGCCCGCTTTGAGGCCCACTCCGCCCGCCACCCGTCGCTGGACTGGGCCCTGGTGCTACAGCGCCTGGACAAGAACACGGCCGCCCACCAGGCGCTGGCCCAGATGGAGGCGACCGGCGGCGAGCCCGACGTGATCTTGCAGGACAGCGCCAGCGGCCAGCTGCTGTTTGCCGATTGCGCCGCCGAAAGCCCCACGGGGCGGCGCAGCCTGTGCTTTGACGAAGAGGCGCTGGCCGCGCGCAAGGAAAACAAACCCGCAGGCAGTGCGCAGGGCATGGCCGATGCGATGGGTGTGCAGCTGCTGGACGAGGCGCAGTACCGCCATCTGCAGACCCTGGGCGCGTTTGACGGCAAGACCTCCAGCTGGCTGGCCACGCCTGACGAGATGCGGCGCCTGGGTGGCGCGCTGTTTGGCGACCGGCGCTATGAGCGCGTGTTCACCTACCACAATGGCGTGCAGTCCTATTACGCGGCGCGCGGCTTTCGCGCCGGCCTGTGGGTCTAA
- a CDS encoding plasmid replication/partition related protein, with product MDIVVNEELKAYIDPLTPDEHASLERSILAEGCRDALVLWGNVLVDGHNRYGICQKHGLPFNTVQNTQFQSMQDVYLWMIDQHLGRRSVSDFQRGVLALRKREILEHRKLEKAHPVPAQQAEGEAPAVSNADDAFSPVDAAELEKVATREAIAKAARLSSSQVAQIEKIQKSAAPALVEALKAGDISINAAAVVATLPHEEQQAAAQGGKDGLKQVVKQVREAKRKPKEEAPESAEPASAPSAAHGAEAVDAALDKAQQQISDLRARVQALELENAQLRLQLAAASSQDLPVPDEA from the coding sequence ATGGATATTGTTGTCAACGAAGAACTCAAGGCCTACATCGACCCACTGACCCCGGACGAGCATGCCTCGCTGGAGCGCAGCATTCTGGCCGAAGGCTGCCGCGATGCGCTGGTGCTCTGGGGCAATGTACTGGTCGATGGCCACAACCGCTACGGCATCTGCCAAAAGCATGGCCTGCCTTTCAACACGGTGCAGAACACCCAGTTCCAGTCGATGCAGGATGTCTACCTGTGGATGATTGACCAGCACCTGGGGCGCCGCAGCGTCTCCGATTTTCAGCGTGGCGTGCTGGCACTGCGCAAGCGCGAGATTCTGGAGCACCGCAAGCTGGAGAAGGCCCACCCGGTGCCCGCGCAACAGGCCGAAGGCGAGGCGCCAGCCGTCAGCAATGCCGATGATGCGTTCTCGCCGGTCGATGCGGCCGAGCTGGAAAAAGTAGCCACGCGCGAGGCGATTGCCAAGGCGGCGCGCTTGTCGAGCAGCCAGGTTGCGCAAATCGAGAAGATCCAGAAAAGCGCCGCGCCTGCGCTGGTCGAGGCTTTGAAGGCCGGCGATATCTCCATCAACGCCGCGGCCGTGGTCGCGACCCTGCCGCACGAAGAGCAGCAGGCCGCTGCCCAAGGCGGCAAGGATGGCTTGAAGCAGGTGGTCAAGCAGGTGCGCGAAGCCAAGCGCAAGCCCAAGGAAGAGGCGCCCGAGTCCGCCGAGCCGGCCAGCGCCCCCTCGGCCGCGCATGGCGCCGAGGCGGTAGATGCTGCGCTGGACAAGGCCCAGCAGCAGATCAGCGACTTGCGCGCCCGCGTGCAGGCGCTGGAGCTGGAAAACGCCCAGCTGCGCCTGCAGCTGGCGGCAGCGTCGTCACAGGACCTGCCCGTCCCGGACGAAGCCTGA
- a CDS encoding sulfurtransferase: MTTFRQLAVASALFASSWLTAAHAAQPLLSPAELASAQQSAAAPVVIDIREPKLYTEGHIPGALNAPYGKWRGPATNPGELPDLPKLTALVQSLGLTPATHAVVVSTGADATDFGAMARVYWSLKVLGLKDLSIVNGGMKTWVAEGQPVSTETPQVQASSYQPVLDESLIATRDQVRSHVDLSNAALVDSRPDAFYQGKTRAPAAKLSGTLPGAQQLDFNQWFVKGTAQFVDPATARQIAQKVSRKDGQDTVAFCNTGHWAATDWFGLSEMAGLPNVKLYAGSMVDWTQQPDAPAMENQPGRAESLAYDAKQWWQRKFK, from the coding sequence ATGACAACCTTTCGCCAGCTGGCTGTGGCCAGCGCCCTGTTTGCCAGCAGTTGGCTCACGGCAGCCCATGCCGCCCAGCCCCTTTTGAGCCCGGCCGAGTTGGCCAGCGCCCAACAAAGCGCGGCCGCGCCTGTCGTCATCGATATCCGCGAGCCCAAGCTCTATACCGAAGGCCATATTCCCGGCGCGCTCAACGCGCCCTATGGCAAGTGGCGCGGCCCGGCCACCAACCCCGGTGAGCTGCCCGATCTGCCCAAGCTCACGGCCTTGGTGCAGTCGCTGGGCCTGACCCCTGCCACGCATGCCGTCGTGGTATCGACCGGCGCCGATGCCACCGATTTTGGTGCGATGGCGCGTGTCTACTGGAGCCTGAAGGTGCTGGGCTTGAAGGACCTGTCCATCGTCAACGGTGGCATGAAGACCTGGGTGGCCGAGGGCCAACCCGTCAGCACCGAGACGCCCCAGGTGCAGGCCAGCAGCTACCAGCCCGTGCTGGACGAGAGCCTGATCGCCACGCGCGACCAGGTGCGCTCCCATGTCGACCTGAGCAATGCCGCGCTGGTCGATTCCCGCCCCGATGCGTTCTACCAGGGCAAGACCCGCGCGCCAGCGGCCAAGCTCTCGGGCACCCTGCCCGGCGCGCAACAGCTCGATTTCAACCAGTGGTTCGTCAAGGGCACGGCCCAGTTTGTGGACCCGGCCACCGCTCGGCAGATTGCGCAGAAGGTCAGCCGCAAGGACGGCCAGGACACCGTCGCCTTCTGCAATACCGGCCACTGGGCCGCTACCGACTGGTTTGGCCTGAGCGAGATGGCCGGCCTGCCCAATGTCAAGCTGTATGCCGGCTCGATGGTGGACTGGACCCAGCAGCCCGACGCCCCGGCGATGGAGAACCAGCCCGGCCGCGCCGAATCGCTGGCCTATGACGCCAAGCAATGGTGGCAGCGCAAGTTCAAATAA